The region GCTTTGCCTTCCCACCATCGCTCCTCTGGCCGGGGGCCACGCTGTTCCCAGCGTGACTATATCCTCAGTCTATACCTCTCCACAAACCTTACCACTGTCTCGTTTTAACAGCAGGTATCCGGAGGGTTGGAGTCTGGGGTGACCACTTGCCCAGTGGATCAGCTGAGCTATATCTATCCTTCCTGGACCATGAGACCTCAATCTCCCTCAAGGCACCACCTGCTCTACATACTTGCTCACTGGATCACAGACCAGTACTCCCAACCCTTCTCATCTTCCATTCCCAGAACTAAAGAGTATCTCATCTCGTATCCCAGGTCACTTCTCCTTCACAACACTACAAGTGCCTCCAATTTAGACACAGATGTATGAGTCCTTCCTAGACTGCAAGTCCCTGGAGGCCAGGAATCAGACCATGTATTTCTTGTGCAGTGCCCAGTGACCACAGAGATGTGCAGTGAAGAGGACTCAGGAAACACTGTATACAACATAACCACAACCACCACACAGCCTTCCTTCACTTACAGAAATAATTTTCCTATACTCACACAcgtttatttgttgttgttgttgtttagtcactaagtcatgtccgactctttggtgaccccatggactatagcctgccaggctcctctatccatggggtttccaaagcaagaagaatactagagtgggttgccatttccttctccaggggatcttcccaacccagggatccaacccgcatctcctgcttggcaggcggattctttaccactgagccaccggggaagccctatacaCATTTCTACAAACACTCTAATCACAAATGTGGGTTCTATTTCTGGCTTCACTGAATCACATGTTATGTGTAAATATAAATCATAGCTCATAAGTATCGCTGGCTATCAGGTATTGTCATCACAGAgaactcacacacaaacacaccacgCAATGGTTCACTCATTACCCTATCCCCCCCCAACAGAAGTAAGTAAGTCCCTGCTTAGGCTCCCTCCCACAATACACACCTTCCAGCTGGTACAGCCCTCTAGAGTCCAGCGTCTCTCTTTTTCATTACCACTGTCTCTCTCAGTCTCTCATTTCTGCTTTTGCCCTCctcaccatctttttttttttttttttaatatttatttatttggctcatgGAATCTTTTAGTTACAACatggatctagctccctgactagggattgaacctaggcttcctgcgttgggagcacggagtcttaaccaccggaccaccagggaactccctctcCTTACCATTTTTAAACATGCGGACCCCTGAGCGGTTTTTTCCCTGCTTTGAATCAGCCAGGGACATCAGCATggttgcagggagcagggtgaCGAAAGGTCTGTCCAGGGACCAGGAGGAACGACCCACGTCAATTTGCAGGAAGGCACAACCACAGTTACCTGGGGACAGAAGGTTGCGAGAAAGTGAAGGTGGGATGATGGACTCCCCTGACTGCCCACAAGGGGATCAGTGGGCAGAGGACATTCCTCCTTTCTAGAGCTCaggggaggcccagagaggtcaagcaACAGTGAGCCAGTAACTGAAGTGGGACGAGACCTCAGCCCGCTAAATCAAGGCTCCCCATGTTCCTCCTGGCCAGAAACTTTTCCCTGACCCAAGAGACTTGCAGTTTCCCAGTCCTCTGGCTCTGGTGGGCAGTGCtaaactctgtctctctctgaaatCCTTGCTAGGGAGCCTGATGTCTCTCTGTCCTGACACAGCTGAGACAGATGGTCTTTGTCAATTCTCTATTTCTAGAGAATTCTAAGACCAGCTTTCTCAACCCAAAACGCCTATGGAGCCTTCCTGCATGAACCTGCACAGTTCATCCCCAAGCATCCTCCTGacactgatatttatttttaattgtatttttagttttctgtttttaattttctgatggcactgcacagcacatgggattttagttcccctaccagggatcaaacccatgccccctgcagtggaagtgcgaagcgcagagtcttaaccactggactgtcagggaagtccatatatatatatatatatatatatattttttttttttttttttttttttttttttttttttaaattttaaattaaattttaccattttcctGGTCATGCTGggcggcttgcaggatcttagttccctgaccagggatcaaagctctTTGCGGTGGAAGTATAGttttcaccactggaccaccactatATACCACTGATATTTAGAGGCATATATAAGTTCTATCTGTTGGCACTCAGATTTGTTAATGTCCTAAGGCTTCACCGAGACCGCTCAGGTCAAAGCAAGGCAGGTATGCTGTGTAACTAAGGGAATGGCACTCATAGGGTTCAGCAATGTCAAATGCCTGCCCCAAGGGCAAGGGCCACATATCCCCTTCATGCCAGGTAGGGCTTGCTCCAGGAAGGCTGTTGCAGGAGACTGCATTCGAACACACTGCTGCAGCCCTGGGAGGGAACGGTACTCCTGTGCTCCCCACAGAGGCTCCCAGGCCTTGGAGAACTCACTCACCCACGTCGATGTAGCCAATGGGCACTGCCCTCTCCAGCTGCAGCTCCACTTTCAGCTGCCTGCTCTTGTCCTGAGGACAGCTGAGCCACGGTCCCCTCTGACTGTCTGGGTTCAGCAAATTCTCCACCGGATATTTGGGATCCTAagtcagagagaggaagagaaatgaggAACCTCATCAAGGGAAAAAAGGATGTCCATGAATGAGGGACCTCTATACACCTAAACCTTTCCAGGATCCTAATGGAAAAGGCTTTAGACAGGAGTCCATCTCTCATGTACCAAGGGATTTATAGACATTGCTTATCTCTTCTTTGGTTTCcactacctcatttaatcctcctcaTAACAACTTTAGGTGGTTACTATCACTGCTTCTTAGTTAAAGATGAACAAACGGACACTTAAGTTCAGAAACTTACCCAAGGCCACAAGACCAAATAACCAACCAAAGTTGGAACTCTTTGGTGTCTGAATTCAGAATTCTTAAACACCACATAATACTATAGTCTTTCCTGTAGTATTGGTTCcaggggattggttccagaaCTCCCATGGATATAAAAATCGgtggatgctcaagtctcttatataaaatgtgtatgtatgtatatctctCCATGTACTTTactcatctctagattacttatttataatatctaatacaatgtaaatgctttgtaaatagttgtaaatacaatataaacactatgtaaatagttgccaacATGTAGTAAATTCATGTTttgctttctggaactttctggaattttttttcccctgcatatTTTTGATCTGTGGTTGGCTGAATCTGGGGATGTGGAACCCATCCATATGCAGGGATgactgtttcatttcatttataagGTGCTTTCACAGACATGTATCTTCAAAGTAACCCTATGAGATAAGAAACACAAAGATTTTTATTCTAAGTTTACAACTGATGGTTAGAGATGTTGTTCAAAGACAACAATATTAAAACTGAGATAAAATTCTCAGTTCTGACCCAAGTCAGGTGTTTTTTGGTGGAAAGGCCTTGAGCAAACTACTTTTTCTCCCTGGATCTAAATTTCTTCCTAAGTTAAGGTAGGGGAGACTAGACTCATGGTTTtcaatcttattatttttttttttttttagcaataaaatccTTCCTTTTAACTGAAATCTTACactaaagattatttattttttcaatactaaatattttcaaaaatattttgatactAATTATCAATATTACTtatcattattaaataatttaaaaaattttcaaaaataaaagtagagcTATGGTTAAAGCACTGGTTGAGGAGCCTGGAGACATACTTGTGGCCCCTCCCTTCAACTTCCAGAAGTGGATTTCTAGTACAGCTTGAAAATCACAATATTAGAAGAGAGCTAATGTCCTCTAGCATTTTATAAGGCTGAGTCCATGAAGAAAACCATTTAGGTTGACCATGTAGCTAAGAAAGAtaacagtaatttttattttatttcactttggaGTTGACATAGTAGTTCTTAAAGATTCTCTAAGGGGCTTTCTGAAATGTGGGGATAATTTTGACTGTCATAGTGACTAGGAAGCATTGTTATCACTAGGGTCTGGAGGCCATAGATCTGGAGGCTAAACATCTTACGAGGCATAGGATATCACTATAAGAACGAAGACTTCTCCTATGCAAAACACCAATGGCACCCCTTGAGAAAGACTAGAGTAACAGAAGGGGATGTGTggggaggagcaggaaatggataGAGATGACAGCGGAGGACAGGGCCCAGCATCGAGCACTAACCGGGATAACTGCGATTTCCTGGAAGTGGATTCATAGGAGGGATGCTGAGATCCCCTTTGATGGCAGTGGTGTTATCCTCACAGGTCAGGGATGACCTTGAGTGCCCTAGTCTGATCTCAATGACAGTGTGACTAAATTGCCCTTCTGGGGACCCTGGTATAGACTCTGGGCCTATAGCTTTGCCAGCTGCCTGCAGAGAAGGGTGGAATCCTGAGGTTGCTTCCTTCTTTACCTTTGAGGCCTGCTTTTATGTATCCTGCACTGCTCTGAGAGCAACCTGAAGGCAAGAGCTGCATTTCCTGCCTTTGACTCTGAACTCCTAAAGAAGGGAAAATGGCTCTTCTGTTGAATTGGGAGTTTCCTGAAAGTGGAACTAAgtctccttctttttttcctttcattcttttcagtCACCAAGAAAAATCCATGCCTGCTAATTAACATACCTGAGAGGAAAATGACACCACATGGCTAATCTTCACTGGAGCCATGGTGGGCCCAGCAGCTGTCCCAAGCACAAGGCAGAATGCTTTCTCCTGAGATCTCTTCTGTCACCACTTTGGTGCCTATATTTCGGTCCCATCAGCTTCCAGAAGACAAGGAACCGTCATGTTACTACTgaagaagagaacaaaaggaaaataaacaagtcTTGAATGTTTTTCTGGTAACAGGAGTTATTTACATCAGTACATCAGTCACTATTTCTGATGACCATGATGGGGCTGGTGGGGTGGTGATCAGGGAG is a window of Cervus canadensis isolate Bull #8, Minnesota chromosome 11, ASM1932006v1, whole genome shotgun sequence DNA encoding:
- the XNDC1N gene encoding putative short transient receptor potential channel 2-like protein isoform X2, giving the protein MAPVKISHVVSFSSQDPKYPVENLLNPDSQRGPWLSCPQDKSRQLKVELQLERAVPIGYIDVGNCGCAFLQIDVGRSSWSLDRPFVTLLPATMLMSLADSKQGKNRSGVRMFKNGDFLAPASGESWDRLRLTCSQPFTRHQPFGLAFLRVCSSLDSLDDPVEGPSVAVSSGLSQV